The Branchiostoma lanceolatum isolate klBraLanc5 chromosome 10, klBraLanc5.hap2, whole genome shotgun sequence genome has a window encoding:
- the LOC136444044 gene encoding EF-hand domain-containing protein D2-like encodes MAENELADRLARQAKVADGAETEEPKKMREYEDPNKKFAHPWPEFSDYFSREQCKKYEELFQESDQDKDGFIDYEELKRMMESRGDPMTHLELKAIIKAVDEDKDGKINMREFLYLWSKVLKGEMPEGSGLAKLVEAHGKFGASIKVQKAAGVGGAKGFFESKMNEDADKEKYQQEIQEQQRLDYERKRQEKADKEAEEERKAAFKARAGQFQ; translated from the exons ATGGCCGAAAACGAACTTGCCGACAGACTCGCCCGCCAGGCGAAAGTTGCCGATGGGGCCGAGACCGAGGAGCCGAAGAAGATGCGGGAATACGAAGACCCGAACAAGAAGTTCGCACACCCGTGGCCCGAGTTCTCAGACTACTTCTCTCGCGAGCAGTGCAAGAAATATGAAGAACTCTTTCAAGA GAGTGACCAGGACAAGGACGGGTTCATCGACTATGAGGAGCTGAAGAGGATGATGGAGTCACGTGGCGACCCCATGACTCATCTGGAGCTCAAGGCCATCATAAAGGCTGTGGACGAGGACAAGGATGGCAAGATCAACATGAGAGAG TTCCTGTACCTGTGGAGTAAGGTTCTTAAGGGGGAGATGCCCGAGGGCTCAGGACTGGCCAAGCTGGTGGAGGCCCACGGCAAGTTTGGAGCCTCCATCAAAGTACAGAAGGCAGCTGGCGTTGGAGGAGCCAAGGGGTTCTTCGAATCCAAG ATGAATGAAGATGCTGACAAGGAGAAGTACCAGCAGGAGATCCAGGAGCAGCAGCGGTTGGACTACGAGCGCAAGCGGCAGGAGAAGGCCGATAAAGAGGCCGAGGAGGAGCGCAAAGCCGCCTTCAAGGCACGGGCTGGACAGTTCCAGTAG